A single genomic interval of Chloroherpetonaceae bacterium harbors:
- a CDS encoding DUF5723 family protein encodes MRYNSFRWILLLCLAMNAALLKAQSSVDNTLSISLGGAGSAYLGAIPGMELNPARLAAFEYHPRRFSFSILPIGLSVQNNAFNIESYNRFLGRQSRNVPETRTTTFWTAQDKEAILEQVPDMWRLNVGANIQLFGIALNISDNIGAVGFSVRDYAGTRLAINKSYLDLALNGNANLLGQTIESRGTNLRGWWHREFALIYAREFRLPESIRFQNFYAGLALKYVQVFAFAHLDNQSTIFTSRTGDSLAMRLSYQWTAAVPERIPVILSPEALGSGFGVDVGISAEVYRGLTIGLSLNNIGGLSFSGSQVQQRLADTTVRFTGFTDPFDDQKTQREIDSLRKAIEHVRPSQAPFGFALPTVLRLGTAFDLRKYSDLPLTLMLDWVQGVNTNFGNTTMPLVAFGVEWRAVPTLPIRAGLRIGGNELPALAFGISFDTPEAAFDLATRDVLGFFSPSAAKQFSVSVGMRFRLFKPSEALPPEQCYAPVVAYHPLPVVEAVVGRNRIEYGDSTLLVWTTLDADSVFIEPELGKVAVKGARTIRPSATTTYLIRAKNRYGELIGAAHVRVEPKPKVEPPPKPVPLAKVGDKLAVRINFALNKYQIPKNEQFKLDTLVALLQTKEREKFVVEISGHTDNTGKGKLKPKGSKESMEQFEKRRLQFEKARKQYNLALSLRRAQSVRDYLVGKGIDARRITVRGAGEEEPIASNDTEEGRAQNRRMEAKIISELSEPLLPQKDVLRKKTRKKVADNVIRR; translated from the coding sequence GTGCGATACAACAGTTTCCGCTGGATACTGCTGCTCTGCTTAGCCATGAATGCGGCGCTGCTGAAGGCGCAAAGCAGCGTGGACAACACGCTCAGTATCTCTTTGGGTGGTGCAGGGTCTGCATACTTGGGCGCCATTCCGGGAATGGAGTTAAATCCAGCGCGTTTAGCCGCCTTTGAATATCACCCACGTCGGTTCAGCTTCTCTATTCTGCCGATTGGGCTATCGGTGCAAAACAATGCCTTCAACATTGAAAGCTACAACCGCTTTTTGGGACGGCAGAGCCGCAATGTGCCAGAGACACGCACGACCACGTTTTGGACAGCACAAGACAAAGAAGCAATTCTGGAGCAGGTGCCAGATATGTGGCGACTGAATGTAGGCGCAAACATTCAGCTCTTTGGCATAGCGCTCAATATCTCCGACAACATTGGCGCAGTCGGCTTCTCCGTCCGAGACTATGCTGGCACGCGGCTTGCAATCAACAAATCTTACTTAGACCTTGCGCTGAATGGCAATGCGAACTTGCTGGGACAGACGATTGAATCACGCGGAACTAACCTGAGGGGCTGGTGGCATCGAGAGTTTGCGCTTATCTACGCACGAGAGTTTCGCTTGCCCGAGTCTATTCGATTTCAAAACTTCTATGCAGGACTGGCCTTGAAATATGTGCAAGTCTTTGCGTTTGCGCATCTGGATAACCAGTCTACCATCTTTACCTCGCGCACGGGCGATAGCTTGGCAATGCGGCTAAGTTACCAGTGGACGGCTGCTGTGCCAGAGAGAATCCCAGTGATTCTATCACCTGAGGCACTGGGGAGTGGATTCGGCGTGGATGTGGGCATTTCTGCAGAAGTTTATCGCGGTTTGACAATTGGACTAAGCTTGAATAACATCGGTGGTCTGTCGTTCTCTGGCAGTCAGGTGCAGCAGCGACTAGCGGATACGACTGTTCGTTTTACAGGCTTTACAGATCCATTTGATGACCAGAAAACCCAGCGTGAGATTGATAGTCTCCGCAAAGCAATTGAGCACGTTCGTCCAAGTCAAGCACCATTCGGCTTTGCATTGCCTACCGTCCTCCGCTTAGGCACCGCATTTGACCTAAGGAAATACAGCGACCTGCCGCTAACGCTAATGCTCGACTGGGTGCAAGGCGTAAATACGAACTTTGGCAATACCACTATGCCACTGGTGGCATTTGGCGTAGAGTGGCGTGCCGTGCCAACCCTCCCTATTCGAGCAGGATTGCGCATCGGGGGTAATGAATTGCCAGCCTTAGCGTTTGGCATCTCATTTGACACACCAGAAGCAGCATTTGACCTTGCAACGCGAGATGTGTTGGGATTTTTTTCGCCAAGTGCAGCAAAGCAGTTCTCTGTAAGTGTCGGAATGCGCTTCCGTCTCTTTAAGCCGAGTGAGGCTTTGCCACCTGAGCAATGCTATGCACCAGTGGTGGCATACCATCCCTTGCCAGTGGTGGAGGCAGTGGTAGGGCGCAATCGAATTGAGTACGGTGATTCTACATTGCTGGTCTGGACAACCTTAGATGCAGATTCCGTATTCATTGAGCCAGAATTGGGTAAAGTGGCGGTCAAGGGGGCTCGGACCATAAGGCCAAGTGCCACCACCACCTACCTCATTCGTGCCAAAAATCGCTATGGTGAGTTGATAGGAGCGGCTCACGTCAGAGTTGAACCAAAGCCCAAAGTTGAGCCACCTCCCAAGCCTGTGCCGCTTGCAAAAGTTGGCGATAAGCTGGCAGTGCGCATCAATTTTGCACTGAACAAGTATCAAATCCCAAAAAACGAACAATTTAAGCTCGATACACTGGTAGCGCTCTTGCAGACCAAAGAGCGAGAGAAGTTTGTCGTAGAAATTTCAGGACACACAGATAACACAGGTAAAGGCAAGCTAAAGCCCAAAGGCTCAAAAGAATCTATGGAGCAGTTTGAAAAGCGGCGTTTGCAGTTTGAGAAAGCTCGTAAGCAATATAATCTTGCCCTGTCGCTAAGGCGTGCGCAATCGGTGCGGGATTACTTAGTCGGGAAGGGAATTGATGCGCGGCGTATCACCGTGCGCGGCGCAGGTGAGGAAGAACCGATTGCCAGTAACGACACCGAAGAAGGACGCGCTCAAAACCGCCGAATGGAAGCTAAAATTATCAGCGAACTCTCTGAGCCACTCTTGCCGCAGAAAGATGTATTGCGCAAAAAAACGCGCAAGAAAGTGGCTGACAATGTAATTAGGAGGTAA
- the nusA gene encoding transcription termination factor NusA, with translation MPKRKTEPTLEDKKTLIKSAFSSIEESEKLRDRKASDSSMKQDIADLLKEVIQKQLRKDYDPEVNARVIVNPERGDFEVYIMKEVVQEVDIPTIQISYEEARKIDDSIELGDTFEEGPIDLEKYLSRKSIQIIKQAVQKKMRDAERDAIYEECREKVGEIVSAEVYQIRPKEIIFTYNTSKNQKVDLILPISEKMPKDNPRKTPRMKLYVKKVEREKVRIRQPDGTEIEKEREDGPIRVIVSRTDDNFLRKLFEAEVPEIAEGLIIIKGIARVPGERAKVAVESTSSRIDPVGACVGHRGKRIQNIVKELGNENIDVISYSDEPQIYIARALQPAKIDPMSIFADYKNKKARVTLKPDQIKYAIGKNGNNIHLAEKLTGFEIEIYRELDKNLQDSDDIDIIAFREEFGDDMIYQLLDSGLDTARKALEAGVDGIERALILSPKREDSFFDSKRNKAQTRVMSEEERKYWRRIAENIYKTLQEEFEHEAGDVPHHNQPTTEQSQQDAETESASAALTESSTQSETKD, from the coding sequence ATGCCAAAGCGCAAAACAGAGCCGACTTTAGAAGATAAGAAGACGCTGATTAAGTCCGCTTTCAGCTCAATTGAAGAATCTGAAAAGCTCCGCGACCGAAAAGCGTCAGATAGCAGTATGAAGCAGGATATTGCGGACTTGCTCAAAGAGGTCATCCAGAAGCAACTCCGCAAGGACTACGACCCAGAGGTGAATGCACGTGTTATCGTCAATCCTGAGCGCGGCGATTTTGAAGTCTATATTATGAAAGAGGTGGTGCAGGAAGTCGATATCCCTACAATTCAAATTAGCTATGAGGAAGCGCGTAAAATTGATGACTCAATTGAGCTGGGTGATACCTTCGAGGAAGGTCCAATTGACTTAGAAAAATATCTCTCACGCAAGTCTATTCAGATTATCAAGCAAGCGGTTCAAAAGAAAATGCGCGATGCCGAGCGCGATGCAATCTACGAGGAGTGTCGTGAGAAGGTCGGTGAGATTGTCTCGGCAGAAGTCTATCAAATTCGTCCGAAGGAAATCATTTTCACCTACAACACATCCAAGAATCAGAAGGTGGATTTGATTTTGCCGATAAGCGAAAAAATGCCGAAAGACAATCCACGCAAGACCCCACGAATGAAACTGTATGTCAAAAAAGTCGAGCGGGAGAAAGTGCGCATTCGACAACCAGACGGCACAGAGATTGAAAAAGAGCGCGAAGATGGACCAATTCGCGTGATTGTCTCGCGCACTGACGACAACTTTCTGCGCAAGCTTTTCGAAGCTGAAGTGCCTGAGATTGCAGAAGGGTTAATTATTATCAAAGGCATTGCACGAGTGCCGGGCGAGCGTGCTAAGGTAGCAGTCGAGTCTACCAGCAGCCGCATTGACCCAGTAGGGGCTTGTGTCGGACATCGTGGCAAACGTATTCAAAACATCGTCAAAGAACTTGGTAACGAGAATATTGATGTAATCAGCTACAGTGATGAGCCACAAATTTACATTGCACGTGCTTTGCAGCCCGCCAAAATTGACCCAATGAGCATTTTTGCGGACTACAAAAACAAAAAAGCACGCGTTACGCTCAAACCCGACCAAATCAAATATGCAATTGGTAAAAACGGCAACAATATACATCTTGCAGAAAAGCTAACAGGCTTTGAGATTGAGATTTATAGAGAGCTGGATAAAAACTTGCAAGACTCTGACGACATTGACATCATCGCGTTCCGCGAGGAGTTTGGAGATGATATGATCTATCAGCTCTTAGACAGTGGCTTAGATACAGCTCGTAAGGCACTGGAAGCAGGAGTTGATGGAATCGAGCGCGCCCTGATTCTTTCTCCAAAACGGGAAGACTCCTTCTTCGACAGCAAGCGAAATAAGGCTCAAACACGCGTAATGAGCGAGGAAGAGCGAAAGTATTGGCGTCGCATCGCGGAAAATATCTACAAAACACTTCAAGAAGAGTTTGAACATGAGGCTGGAGATGTGCCGCATCATAACCAGCCGACAACCGAACAAAGTCAGCAAGACGCTGAGACGGAGTCGGCAAGTGCGGCACTCACCGAATCCTCTACCCAATCTGAAACGAAGGACTAG